A region of Anopheles merus strain MAF chromosome 2R, AmerM5.1, whole genome shotgun sequence DNA encodes the following proteins:
- the LOC121603614 gene encoding tolloid-like protein 1 isoform X1 yields the protein MCVCVREGFEFERVTMMGLRPSECRGNPREGCHHRQTPPATMRNRKPSRATVGAPPPSGWVPAIVMVIVAINQLTEGLELNETLITRRHQQHRYTIDELLDARFPKSISGDIDMDPCKSSGFMGDIAMPNVNYETEWQRQRMNKSLEQDIVKLKQEVYLEGLQVEEEGMTDMIRKKTKQRASTPLSGMTSATGGAYAHSGTSYESENSITDSSGEPPVKATIIDNRDNIIVPREPETTVAGGVGGDGERTGEKKATTAHKKNATGAVRNIDHDRIQSDTKDIVIDSINDNIISNNHVSSRKVATYALPTKPPTAVTAAAGSHSVSTDSHPAQVTAGSNETKPMSSILAVVKLASSGGNGEQDAVGQAGTRTRRRHRRRRRQQQHPRLHDADHTGDDPTSKTTSGKTPLKNDGTVVNKNSYHSRLERLRVELGTVTYSVRDRNLRSSHRNQHHHPDEEPLAERSSQNRTPRKKRRRTGGDSPRRNHQHQDVITNDDRKPPPTANGNDDGNRSEQRANVDIDRARLVDGMEQHGEAHGYDKSYHPRAQPQYQQHRHRSEHHHLHEQAHGTHFTHSEPNVGADNGMNLHFRPDHKAPARAGKAQDPPEPQHLPVEDDIDDDEADSGHIYYASERDEHEHQQHHRTIRAATAKKERIWDFGVIPYEIDGNFSGMHKALFRQAMRHWENYTCIKFVERNPIDHPNYIVFTERACGCCSFVGKRGNGPQAISIGKNCDKFGIVVHELGHVVGFWHEHTRPDRENHVVIEKNNIVVGQEYNFNKLTEDEVNSLGLPYDYDSIMHYARNTFSKGTYLDTIFPIEMPGRKRPEIGQRLRLSEGDIAQANLLYKCAKCGRTFQENSASFTSPTYYSTTPPTEPERCEWRITATHGERIVLNITDLDIYKSNSCRSDYLEIRDGYWHKSPILGKFCGSGKVNELIRSTGSRMLLTYTTTFRQASMRGFAANYEAICGGDMNLESGGRLESPNYPVDYLPNKECIWRITVPKDYQVALKFQSFEVENHDNCVYDYVEVRDGGSADSRLIGVFCGYKIPPDMKSTSNKLFVKFVSDGSVQKAGFSATFMKEVDECEHMDHGCEHECINTLGGYECACYIGYELHSDKKSCENACGGQLDTPNGTILSPSFPKEYPIMKECVWEIVALPQHKITLNFTHFDLEGNTFYQASECEYDYVAVLSKSPDGTLHKHGSYCGYTVPAPITSEWNILRVVFKSDKTIQKTGFAAVYFTDIDECAVNNGGCQQECKNTVGSYVCSCRNGYTLHDNGHDCKESGCKHEIFTPHGQILSPNYPDYYPPKKDCIWHFTTTPGHRIRLVFNVFDIEPHQECAYDHIVIYDGNSPDSHTLGRFCGAKIPHPISSSSNQMYMVFNTDTSVQRKGFFASHSTACGGRLKATEVKNHFYSHIKFGSGMYDNGADCEWTIVADSGQNVQLKFLSFELEEEKMCSYDYVEVYGGLDDESGPLHGKYCGNANPPEIISMHEALMVRFRSDDTVGFKGFSAAYVAIKSNDDVLTTDEEGSDSSDIIPFPGSLKTVFIKQGEDMDEEEEDDDIDYEIYPNRPANSKVHVAVHNEIRSSQAID from the exons GTGGATTTATGGGCGACATCGCTATGCCGAACGTAAATTACGAGACCGAGTGGCAGCGACAGCGTATGAACAAGAGCCTCGAGCAGGACATCGTGAAGCTGAAGCAGGAAGTCTACCTCGAGGGGCTGCAGGTCGAGGAGGAAGGCATGACGGATATGATACGGAAGAAGACGAAACAGCGCGCCTCCACGCCGTTGTCCGGCATGACGTCGGCCACCGGTGGGGCGTATGCACATTCCGGCACATCGTACGAAAGCGAAAATTCCATCACGGACAGTTCCGGCGAACCGCCGGTGAAGGCCACCATCATCGACAATCGGGACAACATAATAGTTCCCCGCGAGCCCgaaacaaccgttgccggtggCGTTGGTGGTGACGGGGAACGTACAGGTGAGAAAAAAGCGACCACCGCACACAAAAAGAATGCGACCGGTGCCGTGCGGAACATTGACCACGATCGGATCCAGTCCGACACGAAGGACATCGTTATCGACTCGATCAATGACAATATTATCAGCAACAATCACGTCAGCAGCCGGAAAGTGGCCACCTACGCCTTACCGACCAAGCCGCCAACTGCGGTGACTGCTGCCGCTGGGTCGCATTCCGTCAGCACGGATAGCCATCCGGCACAGGTAACAGCCGGAAGCAACGAAACTAAACCAATGTCGAGCATACTTGCGGTGGTGAAGCTTGCGAGCAGCGGCGGCAACGGAGAGCAGGATGCAGTTGGACAGGCCGGTACGCGTACCCGCAGACGTCACCGTCGTCGACGtcgacagcagcaacatccCCGGCTGCACGATGCGGACCATACCGGTGATGATCCAACGTCAAAAACCACATCCGGCAAGACCCCACTGAAGAACGATGGTACGGTGGTCAACAAAAACTCGTACCATTCACGATTGGAACGTTTGCGCGTGGAGCTCGGCACGGTAACGTACTCGGTGCGGGATCGCAACCTTCGATCCAGCCACCGTAACCAGCATCACCATCCGGACGAGGAGCCTCTGGCAGAACGTAGCTCACAAAACCGTACACCGAGAAAGAAGCGGCGCCGGACCGGAGGTGATAGCCCGCGGCGCAACCATCAGCATCAGGATGTCATCACTAACGACGACCGAAAGCCGCCACCTACAGCGAACGGCAACGATGACGGCAATAGAAGCGAACAGCGTGCAAACGTAGACATCGATAGGGCCAGATTGGTGGACGGGATGGAACAGCACGGTGAGGCGCACGGGTACGACAAGTCCTACCATCCTCGCGCTCAACCACAGTACCAACAACATCGCCATCGTTCTGAGCATCATCACCTGCACGAACAAGCACACGGAACGCACTTCACACATTCCGAGCCGAACGTAGGTGCCGACAATGGCATGAATTTGCATTTCCGACCGGACCATAAAGCACCGGCCCGGGCGGGGAAAGCTCAAGATCCACCCGAACCGCAGCACTTACCTGTTGAAGACGACATCGACGACGATGAAGCGGACAG CGGCCACATTTACTACGCATCCGAGCGCGACGAACACgagcaccagcagcatcatcgcACGATACGGGCGGCGACCGCAAAGAAGGAACGCATCTGGGACTTTGGTGTAATACCGTACGAGATCGACGGCAACTTTAGCGGCATGCACAAGGCCCTGTTCCGGCAGGCGATGCGCCACTGGGAAAACTATACCTGCATCAAATTCGTCGAGCGCAATCCCATTGACCATCCGAACTATATCGTCTTTACGGAGCGTGCCTGCGG CTGCTGTTCGTTTGTGGGCAAGCGGGGCAATGGGCCACAGGCCATCTCGATCGGTAAGAATTGCGACAAGTTCGGTATTGTGGTGCACGAGCTCGGGCACGTGGTAGGCTTCTGGCATGAGCATACCCGCCCGGACCGGGAGAACCACGTCGTGATCGAGAAGAACAACATCGTGGTCGGGCAGGAGTACAACTTCAACAAGCTGACGGAGGACGAGGTAAACTCGCTCGGACTGCCGTACGACTACGACTCGATCATGCATTACGCACGCAACACGTTCTCGAAGGGTACCTATCTCGATACGATCTTCCCGATTGAGATGCCCGGTCGCAAGCGGCCTGAAATTGGACAGCGGTTGCGACTGAGCGAGGGTGACATCGCACAAGCTAACCTGCTCTACAAGTGTGCTA AATGTGGACGCACGTTTCAGGAAAACTCGGCCAGCTTTACCTCCCCGACGTACTACTCCACCACTCCGCCAACCGAACCGGAACGGTGCGAGTGGCGCATCACGGCTACGCACGGCGAAAGGATAGTGCTCAACATAACCGATCTG GATATTTACAAATCAAACAGCTGCCGGTCGGATTATCTCGAGATACGGGATGGCTACTGGCACAAGTCGCCGATACTGGGGAAATTTTGCGGCTCCGGCAAGGTGAACGAGCTGATCCGCTCCACCGGCAGCCGTATGCTGCTCACGTACACGACCACCTTCCGGCAGGCATCGATGCGGGGCTTTGCGGCCAACTACGAAG CAATCTGTGGCGGCGATATGAACCTCGAATCGGGCGGGCGGCTCGAATCGCCCAACTACCCCGTCGACTACCTGCCGAACAAGGAGTGCATCTGGCGGATAACCGTGCCGAAAGACTACCAGGTCGCGCTCAAGTTCCAATCGTTCGAGGTGGAAAACCACGACAACTGCGTGTACGACTACGTCGAGGTGCGGGATGGCGGGTCAGCCGATTCGCGGCTTATCGGCGTGTTCTGTGGCTACAAAATACCGCCCGACATGAA GTCAACGTCCAACAAGCTGTTCGTGAAGTTCGTCTCGGACGGATCGGTGCAGAAGGCGGGCTTTTCGGCCACCTTCATGAAGGAGGTGGACGAGTGCGAGCACATGGACCATGGCTGCGAACACGAGTGCATCAACACGCTCGGAGGGTACGAGTGTGCCTGCTACATCGGGTACGAGCTGCACAGCGATAAGAAATCGTGCGAAA ATGCTTGCGGAGGTCAGCTGGACACGCCGAATGGCACAATCCTATCGCCGTCCTTCCCAAAGGAGTATCCGATCATGAAGGAGTGCGTGTGGGAGATAGTGGCGTTGCCGCAGCACAAAATCACGCTCAACTTTACCCATTTCGACCTGGAGGGCAACACCTTCTACCAGGCGTCCGAGTGCGAGTACGACTACGTGGCGGTGCTGTCGAAAAGCCCGGACGGTACGCTGCACAAGCACGGCTCGTACTGTGGCTACACCGTGCCGGCGCCGATCACGTCCGAGTGGAACATCCTGCGGGTGGTGTTCAAGTCCGATAAGACGATCCAGAAGACGGGCTTTGCCGCCGTTTACTTTACCGACATCGATGAGTGTGCCGTCAACAATGGCGGGTGCCAGCAGGAGTGCAAAAACACGGTCGGCTCGTACGTGTGCTCGTGCCGGAACGGGTACACGCTGCACGACAATGGGCACGATTGCAAGGAGAGTGGCTGCAAGCACGAAATCTTTACACCGCACGGCCAAATCCTCAGCCCCAACTATCCGGATTACTATCCACCGAAGAAGGATTGTATCTGGCACTTTACCACGACGCCCGGCCATCGGATACGGTTGGTGTTCAATGTGTTCGATATTGAGCCACATcag GAATGTGCATACGACCATATCGTCATCTACGACGGCAACTCCCCGGATAGTCACACGCTGGGCCGGTTCTGTGGTGCCAAAATCCCCCACCCCATCTCGTCGTCCTCCAACCAGATGTACATGGTGTTCAACACGGACACTAGCGTCCAGCGGAAGGGTTTCTTCGCCAGCCACTCGACCGCTTGCGGGGGCCGCCTGAAGGCAACCGAGGTAAAGAACCACTTCTACTCGCACATCAAGTTCGGCTCGGGCATGTACGACAATGGGGCCGACTGCGAGTGGACGATCGTGGCGGATTCGGGCCAGAACGTGCAGCTCAAGTTTCTAAGCTTCGAGCTGGAGGAGGAAAAGATGTGCTCGTACGACTACGTCGAGGTGTACGGCGGACTGGACGACGAGAGTGGCCCCCTGCACGGAAAGTACTGTGGCAATGCG AATCCACCGGAAATCATCTCGATGCACGAGGCGCTCATGGTGCGGTTCCGGTCGGACGACACGGTTGGATTCAAGGGCTTTTCCGCTGCGTACGTCGCCATCAAATCGAACGATGACGTGCTGACCACCGACGAAGAAGGTTCTGATAGTTCCGATATCATCCCGTTTCCCGGTTCACTAAAAACAGTGTTCATCAAACAGGGCGAAGAtatggacgaggaggaggaggacgacgatATCGATTATGAGATCTACCCGAATCGACCGGCCAACAGTAAGGTGCACGTCGCGGTGCACAACGAAATACGCTCATCTCAGGCGATTGACTGA
- the LOC121603614 gene encoding tolloid-like protein 1 isoform X2 encodes MCVCVREGFEFERVTMMGLRPSECRGNPREGCHHRQTPPATMRNRKPSRATVGAPPPSGWVPAIVMVIVAINQLTEGLELNETLITRRHQQHRYTIDELLDARFPKSISGDIDMDPCKSSGFMGDIAMPNVNYETEWQRQRMNKSLEQDIVKLKQEVYLEGLQVEEEGMTDMIRKKTKQRASTPLSGMTSATGGAYAHSGTSYESENSITDSSGEPPVKATIIDNRDNIIVPREPETTVAGGVGGDGERTGEKKATTAHKKNATGAVRNIDHDRIQSDTKDIVIDSINDNIISNNHVSSRKVATYALPTKPPTAVTAAAGSHSVSTDSHPAQVTAGSNETKPMSSILAVVKLASSGGNGEQDAVGQAGTRTRRRHRRRRRQQQHPRLHDADHTGDDPTSKTTSGKTPLKNDGTVVNKNSYHSRLERLRVELGTVTYSVRDRNLRSSHRNQHHHPDEEPLAERSSQNRTPRKKRRRTGGDSPRRNHQHQDVITNDDRKPPPTANGNDDGNRSEQRANVDIDRARLVDGMEQHGEAHGYDKSYHPRAQPQYQQHRHRSEHHHLHEQAHGTHFTHSEPNVGADNGMNLHFRPDHKAPARAGKAQDPPEPQHLPVEDDIDDDEADSGHIYYASERDEHEHQQHHRTIRAATAKKERIWDFGVIPYEIDGNFSGMHKALFRQAMRHWENYTCIKFVERNPIDHPNYIVFTERACGCCSFVGKRGNGPQAISIGKNCDKFGIVVHELGHVVGFWHEHTRPDRENHVVIEKNNIVVGQEYNFNKLTEDEVNSLGLPYDYDSIMHYARNTFSKGTYLDTIFPIEMPGRKRPEIGQRLRLSEGDIAQANLLYKCAKCGRTFQENSASFTSPTYYSTTPPTEPERCEWRITATHGERIVLNITDLDIYKSNSCRSDYLEIRDGYWHKSPILGKFCGSGKVNELIRSTGSRMLLTYTTTFRQASMRGFAANYEAICGGDMNLESGGRLESPNYPVDYLPNKECIWRITVPKDYQVALKFQSFEVENHDNCVYDYVEVRDGGSADSRLIGVFCGYKIPPDMKSTSNKLFVKFVSDGSVQKAGFSATFMKEVDECEHMDHGCEHECINTLGGYECACYIGYELHSDKKSCENACGGQLDTPNGTILSPSFPKEYPIMKECVWEIVALPQHKITLNFTHFDLEGNTFYQASECEYDYVAVLSKSPDGTLHKHGSYCGYTVPAPITSEWNILRVVFKSDKTIQKTGFAAVYFTDIDECAVNNGGCQQECKNTVGSYVCSCRNGYTLHDNGHDCKESGCKHEIFTPHGQILSPNYPDYYPPKKDCIWHFTTTPGHRIRLVFNVFDIEPHQECAYDHIVIYDGNSPDSHTLGRFCGAKIPHPISSSSNQMYMVFNTDTSVQRKGFFASHSTACGGRLKATEVKNHFYSHIKFGSGMYDNGADCEWTIVADSGQNVQLKFLSFELEEEKMCSYDYVEVYGGLDDESGPLHGKYCGNANPPEIISMHEALMVRFRSDDTVGFKGFSAAYVAIKSNDDVLTTDEEGRRYGRGGGGRRYRL; translated from the exons GTGGATTTATGGGCGACATCGCTATGCCGAACGTAAATTACGAGACCGAGTGGCAGCGACAGCGTATGAACAAGAGCCTCGAGCAGGACATCGTGAAGCTGAAGCAGGAAGTCTACCTCGAGGGGCTGCAGGTCGAGGAGGAAGGCATGACGGATATGATACGGAAGAAGACGAAACAGCGCGCCTCCACGCCGTTGTCCGGCATGACGTCGGCCACCGGTGGGGCGTATGCACATTCCGGCACATCGTACGAAAGCGAAAATTCCATCACGGACAGTTCCGGCGAACCGCCGGTGAAGGCCACCATCATCGACAATCGGGACAACATAATAGTTCCCCGCGAGCCCgaaacaaccgttgccggtggCGTTGGTGGTGACGGGGAACGTACAGGTGAGAAAAAAGCGACCACCGCACACAAAAAGAATGCGACCGGTGCCGTGCGGAACATTGACCACGATCGGATCCAGTCCGACACGAAGGACATCGTTATCGACTCGATCAATGACAATATTATCAGCAACAATCACGTCAGCAGCCGGAAAGTGGCCACCTACGCCTTACCGACCAAGCCGCCAACTGCGGTGACTGCTGCCGCTGGGTCGCATTCCGTCAGCACGGATAGCCATCCGGCACAGGTAACAGCCGGAAGCAACGAAACTAAACCAATGTCGAGCATACTTGCGGTGGTGAAGCTTGCGAGCAGCGGCGGCAACGGAGAGCAGGATGCAGTTGGACAGGCCGGTACGCGTACCCGCAGACGTCACCGTCGTCGACGtcgacagcagcaacatccCCGGCTGCACGATGCGGACCATACCGGTGATGATCCAACGTCAAAAACCACATCCGGCAAGACCCCACTGAAGAACGATGGTACGGTGGTCAACAAAAACTCGTACCATTCACGATTGGAACGTTTGCGCGTGGAGCTCGGCACGGTAACGTACTCGGTGCGGGATCGCAACCTTCGATCCAGCCACCGTAACCAGCATCACCATCCGGACGAGGAGCCTCTGGCAGAACGTAGCTCACAAAACCGTACACCGAGAAAGAAGCGGCGCCGGACCGGAGGTGATAGCCCGCGGCGCAACCATCAGCATCAGGATGTCATCACTAACGACGACCGAAAGCCGCCACCTACAGCGAACGGCAACGATGACGGCAATAGAAGCGAACAGCGTGCAAACGTAGACATCGATAGGGCCAGATTGGTGGACGGGATGGAACAGCACGGTGAGGCGCACGGGTACGACAAGTCCTACCATCCTCGCGCTCAACCACAGTACCAACAACATCGCCATCGTTCTGAGCATCATCACCTGCACGAACAAGCACACGGAACGCACTTCACACATTCCGAGCCGAACGTAGGTGCCGACAATGGCATGAATTTGCATTTCCGACCGGACCATAAAGCACCGGCCCGGGCGGGGAAAGCTCAAGATCCACCCGAACCGCAGCACTTACCTGTTGAAGACGACATCGACGACGATGAAGCGGACAG CGGCCACATTTACTACGCATCCGAGCGCGACGAACACgagcaccagcagcatcatcgcACGATACGGGCGGCGACCGCAAAGAAGGAACGCATCTGGGACTTTGGTGTAATACCGTACGAGATCGACGGCAACTTTAGCGGCATGCACAAGGCCCTGTTCCGGCAGGCGATGCGCCACTGGGAAAACTATACCTGCATCAAATTCGTCGAGCGCAATCCCATTGACCATCCGAACTATATCGTCTTTACGGAGCGTGCCTGCGG CTGCTGTTCGTTTGTGGGCAAGCGGGGCAATGGGCCACAGGCCATCTCGATCGGTAAGAATTGCGACAAGTTCGGTATTGTGGTGCACGAGCTCGGGCACGTGGTAGGCTTCTGGCATGAGCATACCCGCCCGGACCGGGAGAACCACGTCGTGATCGAGAAGAACAACATCGTGGTCGGGCAGGAGTACAACTTCAACAAGCTGACGGAGGACGAGGTAAACTCGCTCGGACTGCCGTACGACTACGACTCGATCATGCATTACGCACGCAACACGTTCTCGAAGGGTACCTATCTCGATACGATCTTCCCGATTGAGATGCCCGGTCGCAAGCGGCCTGAAATTGGACAGCGGTTGCGACTGAGCGAGGGTGACATCGCACAAGCTAACCTGCTCTACAAGTGTGCTA AATGTGGACGCACGTTTCAGGAAAACTCGGCCAGCTTTACCTCCCCGACGTACTACTCCACCACTCCGCCAACCGAACCGGAACGGTGCGAGTGGCGCATCACGGCTACGCACGGCGAAAGGATAGTGCTCAACATAACCGATCTG GATATTTACAAATCAAACAGCTGCCGGTCGGATTATCTCGAGATACGGGATGGCTACTGGCACAAGTCGCCGATACTGGGGAAATTTTGCGGCTCCGGCAAGGTGAACGAGCTGATCCGCTCCACCGGCAGCCGTATGCTGCTCACGTACACGACCACCTTCCGGCAGGCATCGATGCGGGGCTTTGCGGCCAACTACGAAG CAATCTGTGGCGGCGATATGAACCTCGAATCGGGCGGGCGGCTCGAATCGCCCAACTACCCCGTCGACTACCTGCCGAACAAGGAGTGCATCTGGCGGATAACCGTGCCGAAAGACTACCAGGTCGCGCTCAAGTTCCAATCGTTCGAGGTGGAAAACCACGACAACTGCGTGTACGACTACGTCGAGGTGCGGGATGGCGGGTCAGCCGATTCGCGGCTTATCGGCGTGTTCTGTGGCTACAAAATACCGCCCGACATGAA GTCAACGTCCAACAAGCTGTTCGTGAAGTTCGTCTCGGACGGATCGGTGCAGAAGGCGGGCTTTTCGGCCACCTTCATGAAGGAGGTGGACGAGTGCGAGCACATGGACCATGGCTGCGAACACGAGTGCATCAACACGCTCGGAGGGTACGAGTGTGCCTGCTACATCGGGTACGAGCTGCACAGCGATAAGAAATCGTGCGAAA ATGCTTGCGGAGGTCAGCTGGACACGCCGAATGGCACAATCCTATCGCCGTCCTTCCCAAAGGAGTATCCGATCATGAAGGAGTGCGTGTGGGAGATAGTGGCGTTGCCGCAGCACAAAATCACGCTCAACTTTACCCATTTCGACCTGGAGGGCAACACCTTCTACCAGGCGTCCGAGTGCGAGTACGACTACGTGGCGGTGCTGTCGAAAAGCCCGGACGGTACGCTGCACAAGCACGGCTCGTACTGTGGCTACACCGTGCCGGCGCCGATCACGTCCGAGTGGAACATCCTGCGGGTGGTGTTCAAGTCCGATAAGACGATCCAGAAGACGGGCTTTGCCGCCGTTTACTTTACCGACATCGATGAGTGTGCCGTCAACAATGGCGGGTGCCAGCAGGAGTGCAAAAACACGGTCGGCTCGTACGTGTGCTCGTGCCGGAACGGGTACACGCTGCACGACAATGGGCACGATTGCAAGGAGAGTGGCTGCAAGCACGAAATCTTTACACCGCACGGCCAAATCCTCAGCCCCAACTATCCGGATTACTATCCACCGAAGAAGGATTGTATCTGGCACTTTACCACGACGCCCGGCCATCGGATACGGTTGGTGTTCAATGTGTTCGATATTGAGCCACATcag GAATGTGCATACGACCATATCGTCATCTACGACGGCAACTCCCCGGATAGTCACACGCTGGGCCGGTTCTGTGGTGCCAAAATCCCCCACCCCATCTCGTCGTCCTCCAACCAGATGTACATGGTGTTCAACACGGACACTAGCGTCCAGCGGAAGGGTTTCTTCGCCAGCCACTCGACCGCTTGCGGGGGCCGCCTGAAGGCAACCGAGGTAAAGAACCACTTCTACTCGCACATCAAGTTCGGCTCGGGCATGTACGACAATGGGGCCGACTGCGAGTGGACGATCGTGGCGGATTCGGGCCAGAACGTGCAGCTCAAGTTTCTAAGCTTCGAGCTGGAGGAGGAAAAGATGTGCTCGTACGACTACGTCGAGGTGTACGGCGGACTGGACGACGAGAGTGGCCCCCTGCACGGAAAGTACTGTGGCAATGCG AATCCACCGGAAATCATCTCGATGCACGAGGCGCTCATGGTGCGGTTCCGGTCGGACGACACGGTTGGATTCAAGGGCTTTTCCGCTGCGTACGTCGCCATCAAATCGAACGATGACGTGCTGACCACCGACGAAGAAG GGCGAAGAtatggacgaggaggaggaggacgacgatATCGATTATGA